GTGGTCATGCACGGCCATCACAGCCCAGGAGGAGGCTTTCAGGGGGGTGTGATTTTGGCGGCCGGTTTCGTGTTGTTAGGTATAAGCCACGGTTTTGAAAAAACAAGGAAGCGGATGTCCGAAAAGCTGGCAGGGGTCATCAGTAGTATTGGCGTCCTTGTTTACGGGGGCATCGGGGTCCTTTGTCTGATCCTGGGTGGAAATTATCTCGATTATGGGAGGCTGAGCAAGCTTCTTCTGGTTACAGAGGCCGAGGCAAGGTCACTGGGGATCTTGGGTATCGAGATCGGGGTCGCCTTGGCGGTCATGGCGGTCATGTGCGTGGTCTTTTTTGCCATATATACAGCAGGGGAATCCTCTGGAGATGACAGGAGTGTGAAATGACTCAATTTTTCTTGATTCTGGGTGTGGGGATGTGCGTCCTGGTGTTATTTTGTTTATACCGGGCCACGTATGGACCTAATGTCTTGAACAGGGCTGCCGGAATTTCTGCCATCGGCACAAAGACGTTGATCATCCTACTCCTCATGGGCGTTATCTACGACAGGATAGACATGTTTGTCGACATCAGTATGGTATATGCCCTATTGAATTTCATAGGGACGGTGGTTTTGGCAAAATATCTTGAAACGAGCGGAGAAGCATCATGCTAGTCAAAGACGTTATATGCATATTACTGATGTTGGTTGGTTTCTTCTTCTTTACCACGGCCACCTTGGGCCTGCTGCGTCTGCCCGATTTCTTTGCAAGGCTTCACGCCACCGGCAAAGGAGATACGCTCGCTGTCCTTATATCACTCATAGGGCTTGCCGTATACCAAGGGTTTTCACTGACCAGCGCAAAGATCGTTTTTATTGCAGTCTTTATGTTCCTGGCGCAACCCACAGCTACCCACGCTATTTCAAGGGCGGCGTTTCGGTGTGGCGTCCAGCCGTGGACCCTGCTGGAAGGAGGCAAAAAATGATCCTGGCATTCGACTTAATCCTACTTCTTTTTGTCTACATATGTGCCATAGGGGCTCTTATGACAAGAGATCTCTTGAGCGCGGTCGTCATTCTTGGCGCCTATAGCTTCCTCATGTGTCTGCTTTGGACTGAAATGGCCGCCATTGACGTGGCCTTTACGGAAGCCTCTGTGAGTGCAGGTATCGGGACGGTGCTTATGATCGGAGCTGTGAGTAAGACAAAAAGGAGGTCAAAAGATTGAAAATTCTAAGCCTTATTAGCGCGGTTCTTGTAGGAGCTGCACTCATATACGGGACTCTCGACATGCCTCATTGGGGT
The nucleotide sequence above comes from Deltaproteobacteria bacterium. Encoded proteins:
- a CDS encoding Na(+)/H(+) antiporter subunit B, whose translation is MAFHSGARRPRRNQVVDMKGHRMTRDSQDVIVKTLARLLVSFIVVYALYVVMHGHHSPGGGFQGGVILAAGFVLLGISHGFEKTRKRMSEKLAGVISSIGVLVYGGIGVLCLILGGNYLDYGRLSKLLLVTEAEARSLGILGIEIGVALAVMAVMCVVFFAIYTAGESSGDDRSVK
- a CDS encoding pH regulation protein F, which gives rise to MTQFFLILGVGMCVLVLFCLYRATYGPNVLNRAAGISAIGTKTLIILLLMGVIYDRIDMFVDISMVYALLNFIGTVVLAKYLETSGEASC
- a CDS encoding monovalent cation/H(+) antiporter subunit G, giving the protein MLVKDVICILLMLVGFFFFTTATLGLLRLPDFFARLHATGKGDTLAVLISLIGLAVYQGFSLTSAKIVFIAVFMFLAQPTATHAISRAAFRCGVQPWTLLEGGKK
- a CDS encoding DUF4040 domain-containing protein, with product MILAFDLILLLFVYICAIGALMTRDLLSAVVILGAYSFLMCLLWTEMAAIDVAFTEASVSAGIGTVLMIGAVSKTKRRSKD